CCGAGTACTAGTCGCAAAGCCAGGCCTCGATGGCCATGATCGCGGGGCGAAGGTTATCGCACGGGCCCTGCGAGATGCTGGCATGGAAGTCATATATACCGGCATACGCCAAACGCCGGAAATGATCGCCGAAGCTGCCCTGCAAGAGGATGTGGATGTTGTAGGGTTGAGCATCCTTTCAGGAGCCCACACGGAGCTGTTCCCGCTCATCATAAAGGAGCTCCAGAAGAGAAAGCTAGGTGACGTGCTTGTTGTGGCCGGGGGCATAATCCCCGAAGATGACCGGCCGGAGCTGAGCAAGATCGGGATCAAGGCGATCTTTGGCCCTGGAACTCCCACCCTGGAAATTGTCGATTATATCAAGAAAGCCGCCGCAGAAAAGAACTAGGCTTTCGGGAGGCTATGGATGTCTGGCCATTCTAAGTGGTCTACCATCAAGCGCGCCAAAGGCGCAGCGGATGCCAAAAGAGGGCAGCTGTTCACTAAGCTGGGACGCGAAATTACCATCGCCGCCCGAGAGGGTGGCGGTGATCCCGTCGCTAACTCCAGACTCCGATTGGCCATACAAAAAGCCCGTGACAGCAACATGCCGGTGGACAATATCGAACGAGCTATCAAAAAGGCCACTGGCGGTGGAGAAGGCGCAGCGCTAGCTGAAATGTCTCTGGAAGGCTACAGTCCCGGTGGCGCGGCGTTGCTTCTCCAAATACTGACCGATAATCGAAATCGCACGGTCTCTGAAGTCCGCAACATTTTCACTCGTGCCAATGCTAACCTGGGTGAAGCCGGATGCGTTTCCTGGGTCTTCGATCAGAAGGGCTTCATGACTGTGGAGGCGGAGAAAGACGCCGATGACATCGTCCTCAAGGCCATTGATGCCGGTGCTGATGATGTGAAGACGGAAGGCAACGTGATCGAAATCTACACCAAGCCTGAGGATTCGGAAGCGGTCCGAAAAGAAATGGAAAAGGGCGGCGTGACCGTTTCTTCAGCGGAAATCACTCTCATCCCCAAGACCTTGATGAAACTGAGTGACAAAGACGCTCTCCAAACGCTGAAACTCCTGGATAAGCTGGAAGACATCGATGGGGTTCAACACGTGTTTTCCAACGCCGACTTCACTGATGAAGTCGTTGCCAGCTACCGGGCGGGATAAAGCCGGATTTTGCTCTGGCCTTCCCTCCCCGTCTTGGATGCGGAGATTGCAGTAAAAAAGCCTGTACCCTGAATCAAGCTCAGGATACAGGCTTTTTTTGATCAATCAGCTTCTTTCAGTCAGCCCGTGCTGTTTTCCGGTTTGCCTCCCGACTTCTTGGCCCTCACGAACAGGAAAGCCCCTGCCAGAATCCAGATGGCTCCCAGGCCAAATCCGATCCATAATCCATATTGAGTGGCCCAAAGAAGCTGGGTTTTGTAGTGTTTGGCGTCGGAAACTTTTTCCGCCGTCGTTTGGGTGGAGTACTCTTGAGTGATAACCACGAGTGCTGGCGTCTCACCCGCTTGGTTCTTGACTGTTCGGGTGCTCTTCCCGTAGACAGTGATTCCTGTGCAAGGCTCCACCTTCTCCTCGATCACTAGGTCAATGAAGTAGGAATCGCGTTCGATGTCCTTTTCATCGGTGATAAAGGTATAAACGTCCAGCCCGGCGATTTCATCTTCACCATCATATCGCGCATATGGAGCGCTTCTGGCAGTGTCCGACCATAAAACGTAATCCTTCTTTTTCACACCGATGGGGTATCCCCACAGCGCCTCCCGCTCTCGATCCTCATAATCTGGAGCCGAAACGTATTCACGGGAGGACCGGTCAACTGACATCGTATATGTTGTGTTTAGGAAGTCAACAGCAGGAATCTCTGGATTGAACTTGAGCTCCTCCGAAATATAGAGCGCTCCATCTTTGTCACCAGTGGCCCATTGATGGCGTTCGATGGTCACCGGGGTCTTAGGCGCATTCTCACCTAGCGCGACATACTGCACGGTCGCGTCAATCAAGAAGGTCTCATCCAGGTCGGTGGGCAGCTTCTCGTACTTCGGCTCGATGAGGGTGATCCAGATGATCGAGAGCGCTATGATGAGTATGCCCAGCCGGATCAACCAGGAGCCCCACGTTTTACTTTTTCCCATAATTACACCTCTTTGAATAGACTCTACCCCTTTCTCATCGGGGCAACCTTCCAAATATGCGCGGATGGTCGATCGATGGCAAGCCAGAATCACTATCCGGCAAGCAGGTCTGCAGAGGAATGCTACTATAAGAATCCGGCGCCTGTCAAAGGGGCTAGCCTGTAGATTTAGTGAGCAGCCAGAAGAAAGCTTTCCATCAAGTCAGCCTTGCCCTTTCTTTAGTGACCAGGCACTTGCTGTCAGAAAGACCGCCGCAAATCCCAGCAACGCCACGATATCGAGCCATATCTGTCCGATATTCCAGCCTCGTAAGAGTACCGACCGCATAGCGTCGACCCCGTAAGTGGGAGGAATGAGATACGAGAGCGGCCTCAGAACCGAAGGGATCGCCTCCACCGGCCAAAAGATTCCAGAGAGTAGAAACGTCGGCAGAACAATCATGGGCACAAACTGAACCGCCTGCGCTTCTCGTTTGGCAGCGCTGGAAAGCAGGATTCCCAGACTTACGCTTACGATTGCCAACAGGGCAACGATAAGATAGGCCAAGAGCGGGTTTCCCACCACCATGATATCAAAGACCAGCGTGGCCACGATAAACAAGAGGGATGCCTGGAACATCCCGATGATGCCAAACGCCATGGCATAACCCAGAACAATCTCTCCTTCCCGCATCGGCGAGGCCCTCAGCCGCTCAAGCGTGCCGCTGGTTCTTTCGCTGACAAACGCCAGCAGGGTCAACAGTATGGTGAACAGAAAGATGGCAAAAGCCATAATTCCCGGCACAAAGAAATCGATGAACTCGGCCCCTTTCCCATAGACCGGCGCCTCCTCAATGGATACCGGCAGTTCCCTTCCGGATTGCGCGAGCGCAGCGGTCATCGCATCCTTTACCGATCTCATCAAAGCAGTGATAATGTTGGCATTACTCTTATCATCCCGCACAAGGATGGCGGTATCTCCGGCATCGGGCATCCCCTGCGCCTTCGCCAGCACGTTCTGAGAAAACCCCTCGGGAAAAACGATCGCCGCCCACGCATCACCGTCCTTAACTTTCCGGACCGCATCAGACTCGTTTTGCATCATGTGGACATTGAGGGTGTCTTCATCGAGGTTAGCGATAACGGCCTTGGAGATCGGCCCGTCATCCAGATTCACCACAACCACATCGACGTTTTTGACATCGCCACTGAAGGCGACTCCAAAGATACACATTGCCAGAATCGGAGCGATGATGATGAGCGCCAGAGTGCGTCGGTCATGCCTCAGCCCTCGGAATATCCTCTTGGTGATGGCAAATGCTCTTCGGAGTTTCATGATCTCTCCCTCCGGGCCAGCTTCAGGAAGGCGTCTTCAAGTGATTCGGCCCCTGCCGATTGGATGATCTGGGAAGGAGCCCCCTCTGCGATGAGGCTCCCCATTCGCATCAGTCCGATCTTGCTGCACCGATGGGCTTCATCCATATAGTGCGTGGTGATCACCACAGTGACTCCTTTTTCACGCAGGGAACCAAAATACTCCCAGAATGA
This window of the Dehalococcoidia bacterium genome carries:
- a CDS encoding YebC/PmpR family DNA-binding transcriptional regulator; its protein translation is MSGHSKWSTIKRAKGAADAKRGQLFTKLGREITIAAREGGGDPVANSRLRLAIQKARDSNMPVDNIERAIKKATGGGEGAALAEMSLEGYSPGGAALLLQILTDNRNRTVSEVRNIFTRANANLGEAGCVSWVFDQKGFMTVEAEKDADDIVLKAIDAGADDVKTEGNVIEIYTKPEDSEAVRKEMEKGGVTVSSAEITLIPKTLMKLSDKDALQTLKLLDKLEDIDGVQHVFSNADFTDEVVASYRAG
- a CDS encoding ABC-2 transporter permease codes for the protein MKLRRAFAITKRIFRGLRHDRRTLALIIIAPILAMCIFGVAFSGDVKNVDVVVVNLDDGPISKAVIANLDEDTLNVHMMQNESDAVRKVKDGDAWAAIVFPEGFSQNVLAKAQGMPDAGDTAILVRDDKSNANIITALMRSVKDAMTAALAQSGRELPVSIEEAPVYGKGAEFIDFFVPGIMAFAIFLFTILLTLLAFVSERTSGTLERLRASPMREGEIVLGYAMAFGIIGMFQASLLFIVATLVFDIMVVGNPLLAYLIVALLAIVSVSLGILLSSAAKREAQAVQFVPMIVLPTFLLSGIFWPVEAIPSVLRPLSYLIPPTYGVDAMRSVLLRGWNIGQIWLDIVALLGFAAVFLTASAWSLKKGQG
- a CDS encoding porin PorA family protein; translated protein: MGKSKTWGSWLIRLGILIIALSIIWITLIEPKYEKLPTDLDETFLIDATVQYVALGENAPKTPVTIERHQWATGDKDGALYISEELKFNPEIPAVDFLNTTYTMSVDRSSREYVSAPDYEDREREALWGYPIGVKKKDYVLWSDTARSAPYARYDGEDEIAGLDVYTFITDEKDIERDSYFIDLVIEEKVEPCTGITVYGKSTRTVKNQAGETPALVVITQEYSTQTTAEKVSDAKHYKTQLLWATQYGLWIGFGLGAIWILAGAFLFVRAKKSGGKPENSTG
- a CDS encoding cobalamin B12-binding domain-containing protein, whose translation is MAEKRIRVLVAKPGLDGHDRGAKVIARALRDAGMEVIYTGIRQTPEMIAEAALQEDVDVVGLSILSGAHTELFPLIIKELQKRKLGDVLVVAGGIIPEDDRPELSKIGIKAIFGPGTPTLEIVDYIKKAAAEKN